The Micromonospora sp. NBC_00421 genome contains a region encoding:
- a CDS encoding multifunctional oxoglutarate decarboxylase/oxoglutarate dehydrogenase thiamine pyrophosphate-binding subunit/dihydrolipoyllysine-residue succinyltransferase subunit, translating into MSTQQTSQENPLAGFGPNEWIVEEMYQRYLADPSSVDSAWHDFFADYRPAPGTATPRPADGKGTPAATSEPARQQEPARQQEPAGQQEPAGGGKTAPATKAPTASAKPTATAKPATAAKPTPAKPAATEKAAPAKPAAKAPTASAAGTTPLRGVAARIVQNMDASLSVPTATSVRAVPAKLLVDNRIVINNHLARGRGGKVSFTHLIGYALVRAVVEHPELNNSFAEVDGKPAMVRPEHVNLGIAIDLTKPDGTRNLVVPSIKGCEQMDFRQFWQAYEDVVRRARRNELTMEDYAGTTISLTNPGGIGTVHSIPRLMQGQSAIIGVGAMEYPAPYQGMSEATLAELAVSKIITLTSTYDHRIIQGAQSGEFLKVMHELMLGERGFYDQIFTSLRIPYEPVRWVRDVAVDSEGQINKTARVHELIHAYRVRGHLMADTDPLEFAIRKHPDLDVLQHGLTLWDLDRTFPVNGFAGKQRMKLREILGVLRDSYCRRLGIEYMHIQDPEERRWIQERIERRYEKPAADEQKHVLNRLNAAEAFETFLQTKYVGQKRFSLEGGESLIPLLGEVLEASAEDGLDEVVIGMAHRGRLNVLANIVGKPYEKIFSEFEGHLDPRSTQGSGDVKYHLGQNGKFTTPDGDHSVKVSVVANPSHLEAVDPVLEGIVRAKQDRIDLKLEGYTVLPLAVHGDAAFAGQGVVAETLNLSQLRGYRTGGTVHVVVNNQVGFTTAPEYSRSSLYSTDVARMIQAPIFHVNGDDPETVVRVARLAFEYRQAFNKDVVIDMVCYRRRGHNEGDDPSMSNPQMYKIIDSKRSVRKLYTEELIGRGDITVEDAEELLRDYQSQLERVFKATRDAATTPRQATRPRREDEPEPQVETATDAAVVKAVGEAHVNLPEGFTPHKRIQQLLDRRAKMSVEGNIDWGYGEIIAFGSLLHDGVTVRLAGQDSRRGTFVQRHASVVDAKTGEDYLPLKTLTADGERSRFFVHDSLLSEYAAMGFEYGYSVENVNALVCWEAQFGDFVNGAQSVIDEFISSGEVKWGQRSAVTLLLPHGHEGQGPDHTSGRPERFLQMCAEDNMRVAIPTTPANYFHLLRRQALSPKRKPLVVFTPKSLLRHKLCVSPVEDFTTGTFAPVLADTAAPAPEQVKRVLLCSGKIYYDLFSARAERGVTDTAIIRIEQLYPLPVEEIRAALAAYPNAEDFAWVQEEPANQGAWSFVALNLLEHLADVRLRRISRPAAAAPAVGSAKMHEVEQAGLIDTALPRP; encoded by the coding sequence GTGTCGACCCAGCAGACTTCGCAGGAGAACCCACTGGCGGGTTTCGGCCCGAACGAGTGGATCGTCGAGGAGATGTACCAGCGCTACCTCGCCGACCCGTCGAGCGTCGACTCGGCCTGGCACGACTTCTTCGCCGACTACCGACCCGCCCCCGGCACCGCGACACCGCGCCCGGCCGACGGCAAGGGCACCCCGGCCGCAACGTCCGAGCCGGCCAGGCAGCAGGAACCGGCCAGGCAGCAGGAACCGGCCGGGCAGCAGGAACCGGCCGGTGGCGGCAAGACCGCCCCGGCCACCAAGGCGCCGACGGCCAGCGCGAAGCCGACCGCGACCGCGAAGCCGGCCACCGCCGCCAAGCCCACACCGGCCAAGCCCGCCGCGACCGAGAAGGCCGCCCCGGCCAAGCCGGCAGCGAAGGCACCGACGGCCAGCGCCGCCGGCACCACGCCGCTGCGCGGGGTGGCCGCCCGGATCGTGCAGAACATGGACGCCTCGCTGTCCGTGCCGACCGCCACCAGCGTGCGCGCCGTCCCGGCCAAGCTGCTCGTCGACAACCGCATCGTGATCAACAACCACCTCGCCCGGGGGCGTGGTGGCAAGGTCAGCTTCACCCACCTGATCGGCTACGCGCTGGTCCGCGCCGTGGTCGAGCACCCGGAGCTGAACAACTCCTTCGCCGAGGTCGACGGCAAGCCGGCGATGGTCCGCCCGGAGCACGTCAACCTGGGCATCGCCATCGACCTGACCAAGCCCGACGGCACCCGCAACCTGGTCGTGCCGTCCATCAAGGGCTGCGAGCAGATGGACTTCCGGCAGTTCTGGCAGGCGTACGAGGACGTGGTCCGGCGGGCCCGCCGCAACGAGCTGACCATGGAGGACTACGCCGGTACGACGATCTCGCTGACCAACCCGGGCGGCATCGGCACGGTGCACTCGATCCCCCGGCTGATGCAGGGGCAGAGCGCGATCATCGGGGTCGGCGCGATGGAGTACCCCGCGCCGTATCAGGGGATGAGCGAGGCGACCCTGGCCGAGCTGGCGGTCAGCAAGATCATCACGCTGACCAGCACCTACGACCACCGGATCATCCAGGGCGCGCAGTCCGGCGAGTTCCTCAAGGTGATGCACGAGCTGATGCTCGGCGAGCGCGGCTTCTACGACCAGATCTTCACCTCGCTGCGCATCCCGTACGAGCCGGTGCGCTGGGTGCGGGACGTGGCCGTCGACTCCGAAGGGCAGATCAACAAGACCGCCCGGGTGCACGAGCTGATCCACGCCTACCGGGTCCGGGGCCACCTGATGGCCGACACCGACCCGCTCGAGTTCGCCATCCGCAAGCACCCCGACCTGGACGTCCTCCAGCACGGGCTGACCCTGTGGGACCTGGACCGCACCTTCCCGGTCAACGGCTTCGCCGGCAAGCAGCGGATGAAGCTGCGCGAGATCCTCGGGGTGCTGCGCGACTCGTACTGCCGGCGGCTCGGCATCGAGTACATGCACATCCAGGACCCGGAGGAGCGCCGCTGGATCCAGGAGCGGATCGAGCGCCGCTACGAGAAGCCGGCCGCCGACGAGCAGAAGCACGTGCTCAACCGGCTCAACGCCGCCGAGGCGTTCGAGACCTTCCTGCAGACCAAGTACGTCGGCCAGAAGCGGTTCTCGCTGGAGGGCGGCGAGTCGCTGATCCCGCTGCTCGGCGAGGTGCTGGAGGCGTCCGCCGAGGACGGGCTGGACGAGGTCGTCATCGGCATGGCGCACCGGGGCCGGCTCAACGTGCTGGCCAACATCGTCGGCAAGCCGTACGAGAAGATCTTCTCGGAGTTCGAGGGTCACCTCGACCCGCGCTCCACCCAGGGCTCCGGCGACGTGAAGTACCACCTGGGGCAGAACGGCAAGTTCACCACCCCGGACGGCGACCACTCGGTCAAGGTCTCGGTGGTGGCGAACCCGTCGCACCTGGAGGCCGTGGACCCGGTGCTGGAGGGCATCGTCCGGGCCAAGCAGGACCGGATCGACCTCAAGCTGGAGGGCTACACCGTGCTGCCGCTGGCGGTGCACGGTGACGCCGCCTTCGCCGGGCAGGGCGTGGTCGCCGAGACGCTCAACCTGTCCCAGCTGCGCGGCTACCGCACCGGCGGCACCGTGCACGTGGTGGTCAACAACCAGGTCGGCTTCACCACCGCCCCGGAGTACAGCCGGTCCAGCCTCTACAGCACCGACGTGGCCCGGATGATCCAGGCGCCGATCTTCCACGTCAACGGCGACGACCCGGAGACCGTGGTCCGGGTCGCCCGGCTGGCCTTCGAGTACCGGCAGGCGTTCAACAAGGACGTCGTGATCGACATGGTCTGCTACCGCCGGCGCGGGCACAACGAGGGCGACGACCCCTCGATGTCCAACCCGCAGATGTACAAGATCATCGACTCGAAGCGCTCGGTCCGCAAGCTCTACACCGAGGAGCTGATCGGCCGGGGCGACATCACCGTCGAGGACGCCGAGGAGCTGCTACGCGACTACCAGTCGCAGCTGGAGCGGGTCTTCAAGGCCACCCGGGATGCCGCCACCACCCCCCGCCAGGCCACCCGACCGCGCCGCGAGGACGAGCCGGAGCCGCAGGTGGAGACCGCCACCGACGCCGCCGTGGTCAAGGCGGTAGGCGAGGCGCACGTCAACCTCCCCGAGGGCTTCACCCCGCACAAGCGGATCCAGCAGTTGCTCGACCGGCGGGCCAAGATGTCCGTCGAGGGCAACATCGACTGGGGGTACGGCGAGATCATCGCCTTCGGCTCGCTGCTGCACGACGGGGTCACCGTCCGGCTCGCCGGCCAGGACTCCCGCCGGGGCACCTTCGTCCAGCGGCACGCCTCGGTGGTCGACGCCAAGACCGGCGAGGACTACCTGCCGCTCAAGACGCTCACCGCCGACGGCGAGCGGTCCCGGTTCTTCGTGCACGACTCGCTGCTGAGCGAGTACGCCGCGATGGGCTTCGAGTACGGCTACTCGGTGGAGAACGTCAACGCGCTGGTCTGCTGGGAGGCCCAGTTCGGTGACTTCGTCAACGGCGCCCAGTCGGTGATCGACGAGTTCATCTCCTCCGGCGAGGTGAAGTGGGGTCAGCGCTCCGCGGTCACCCTGCTGCTGCCGCACGGCCACGAGGGGCAGGGCCCGGACCACACCTCCGGCCGCCCGGAGCGGTTCCTGCAGATGTGTGCCGAGGACAACATGCGGGTGGCCATCCCGACCACCCCGGCGAACTACTTCCACCTGCTGCGTCGCCAGGCCCTGTCGCCGAAGCGCAAGCCGCTCGTGGTGTTCACGCCGAAGTCGCTGCTGCGGCACAAGCTCTGCGTCAGCCCGGTGGAGGACTTCACCACAGGCACCTTCGCCCCGGTGCTGGCCGACACCGCCGCACCCGCGCCTGAGCAGGTCAAGCGGGTGCTGCTCTGCTCGGGCAAGATCTACTACGACCTGTTCTCCGCCCGCGCCGAGCGGGGTGTCACCGACACCGCGATCATCCGGATCGAGCAGCTCTACCCGCTGCCGGTGGAGGAGATCCGGGCGGCGCTCGCGGCGTACCCCAACGCGGAGGACTTCGCCTGGGTGCAGGAGGAGCCGGCCAACCAGGGGGCGTGGAGCTTCGTCGCGCTCAACCTGCTGGAGCACCTGGCCGACGTCCGGCTGCGCCGCATCTCCCGCCCCGCCGCCGCCGCCCCGGCGGTCGGCTCGGCGAAGATGCACGAGGTGGAGCAGGCCGGGCTGATCGACACCGCCCTCCCCCGCCCCTGA
- a CDS encoding ABC transporter permease — MNLVRSELLKIRTTSTWWIFGLITVPLWALTALINWLQTDALASNNFGDVPADQADQMQAVQSVDSLAANVYTNGQFFGLMIVMLLGIIVVTSEFFHQTVTTTFLTVPHRTAVMLAKLAAAAILAMLFWLVTTVFNLLFGALVMSSVDLGSQLGSGAVWRATALNGLAYLLWSVLGVGIGVLIRSQIGATVTGILLYLGGAVGAAIAISILAAKWGDWINDLQVLVPSLASSLMVSGAEIPGNPPRWAGAVVLIGYAVVAGAIGTLTMRRRDIS; from the coding sequence ATGAACCTGGTCCGATCCGAGCTGTTGAAGATCCGTACCACGAGCACCTGGTGGATCTTCGGGCTGATCACGGTGCCGCTGTGGGCGCTCACCGCGCTGATCAACTGGTTGCAGACCGACGCGCTGGCCAGCAACAACTTCGGCGACGTACCGGCCGACCAGGCCGACCAGATGCAGGCCGTGCAGTCGGTGGACAGCCTGGCCGCCAACGTCTACACCAACGGGCAGTTCTTCGGCCTGATGATCGTGATGTTGCTCGGCATCATCGTGGTGACGAGCGAGTTCTTCCACCAGACGGTCACCACCACCTTCCTCACCGTGCCGCACCGGACGGCGGTGATGCTGGCCAAGCTGGCTGCCGCAGCCATCCTGGCCATGCTGTTCTGGCTGGTCACCACCGTGTTCAACCTGCTCTTCGGGGCACTGGTGATGAGCAGCGTCGACCTGGGCTCCCAGCTCGGCAGCGGCGCGGTCTGGCGGGCGACCGCGCTCAACGGCCTGGCGTACCTGCTCTGGTCGGTGCTCGGGGTCGGGATCGGGGTGCTGATCCGCAGCCAGATCGGCGCCACCGTCACCGGCATCCTGCTCTACCTGGGCGGCGCGGTCGGCGCGGCCATCGCGATCAGCATCCTGGCCGCCAAGTGGGGCGACTGGATCAACGACCTCCAGGTGCTGGTGCCGTCGCTGGCGTCGTCGCTGATGGTCAGCGGGGCCGAGATCCCGGGCAACCCGCCCCGCTGGGCGGGCGCGGTGGTCCTGATCGGGTACGCGGTGGTGGCCGGCGCGATCGGCACGCTCACCATGCGGCGGCGGGACATCTCCTGA
- a CDS encoding ABC transporter ATP-binding protein, with amino-acid sequence MSDGQWSPSTGQIVVSGLTKQYKNVRAVDNLSFTVEAGRVTGFLGPNGAGKTTTLRMLLNLVTPTGGTATIGGQRYADLTDPLRHVGAVLEASSAHKGRTGINHLRVICAAAGLPKSRADEALALVGLTPAAKRKFKGYSLGMKQRLGIAAAMLGDPRVLILDEPANGLDPEGIRWMRGFLKGLAHEGRTVLVSSHLLSEMQLLADDVVIIAAGKLIRQGPVEQVLGSMAESGRVRVRTPQAEELTVALREQSATVETDEHGVLLVSGVDAPAIGRAALAAKVELHELTPERPDLERVFLELTAGKAGIR; translated from the coding sequence ATGTCCGACGGGCAGTGGAGCCCCAGCACCGGCCAGATCGTCGTGTCCGGGTTGACCAAGCAGTACAAGAACGTACGGGCGGTCGACAACCTGTCCTTCACGGTCGAGGCCGGCCGGGTGACCGGCTTCCTCGGCCCGAACGGCGCGGGCAAGACGACGACGCTACGGATGCTGTTGAACCTGGTCACCCCGACCGGTGGCACGGCGACCATCGGTGGCCAGCGGTACGCCGACCTGACCGACCCGCTGCGGCACGTGGGCGCGGTGCTGGAGGCGTCCAGCGCGCACAAGGGCCGTACCGGCATCAACCACCTGCGGGTGATCTGCGCGGCGGCCGGCCTGCCTAAGAGCCGGGCCGACGAGGCGCTGGCCCTGGTCGGGCTCACCCCGGCGGCGAAGCGCAAGTTCAAGGGTTACTCGCTGGGCATGAAGCAGCGCCTCGGCATCGCCGCCGCGATGCTCGGTGACCCCCGGGTGCTGATCCTCGACGAGCCGGCCAACGGCCTCGACCCGGAGGGCATCCGCTGGATGCGCGGCTTCCTCAAGGGTTTGGCGCACGAGGGGCGCACGGTGTTGGTCTCCAGCCACCTGCTGTCCGAGATGCAGCTCCTCGCCGACGACGTGGTGATCATCGCGGCCGGCAAGCTGATCCGGCAGGGGCCGGTGGAGCAGGTGCTCGGCTCGATGGCAGAGAGCGGCCGGGTGCGGGTGCGCACCCCGCAGGCCGAGGAGTTGACAGTGGCGCTGCGCGAGCAGTCCGCGACGGTGGAGACCGACGAGCACGGCGTGCTGCTGGTCAGCGGGGTGGACGCGCCGGCGATCGGCCGGGCCGCGCTGGCCGCCAAGGTCGAGCTGCACGAACTGACCCCGGAACGGCCCGACCTGGAACGGGTCTTCCTGGAGCTGACGGCCGGGAAGGCGGGCATCCGATGA
- a CDS encoding GNAT family N-acetyltransferase yields MAVLHAAGAPLTTSGYTLLIADDPTQVAAAQRLRHEVFATELGATLRPGAAGLDADDLDVHCDHLIVREERTGAVVGTYRLLPPGRTDRRYAAGEFDLTALDPLRDLLVETGRSCVHPDHRSGAVINLMWAGLTRYLHLRGSNWLGGCASVPVDDGGRAAAEAWALIRAGHLAPPPLRVRPLRPWFAEPGAAAPETATGGPAGRALVPPLLRGYLRLGAWIAGEPAYDPDFRCADFYVLFSLDRMNPRYLRHFLGGETR; encoded by the coding sequence ATGGCTGTTCTGCATGCCGCTGGCGCACCCCTGACGACCAGTGGATACACCCTGCTGATCGCCGACGACCCGACCCAGGTCGCGGCCGCGCAACGCCTGCGCCACGAGGTGTTCGCCACCGAACTCGGCGCGACCCTGCGCCCGGGGGCCGCCGGGCTGGACGCCGACGACCTCGACGTCCACTGCGACCACCTGATCGTCCGCGAGGAGCGCACCGGCGCGGTGGTCGGCACCTACCGGCTGCTGCCACCCGGCCGCACCGACCGCCGGTACGCCGCCGGTGAGTTCGACCTGACCGCGCTGGACCCGCTGCGCGACCTGCTTGTCGAGACCGGCCGCTCCTGCGTCCACCCGGACCACCGCTCCGGCGCGGTGATCAACCTGATGTGGGCGGGACTGACCCGCTACCTGCACCTGCGTGGCTCCAACTGGCTGGGCGGCTGCGCCTCGGTGCCCGTCGACGACGGCGGCCGGGCCGCCGCCGAGGCATGGGCGCTGATCCGGGCCGGGCACCTCGCGCCCCCGCCGCTGAGGGTGCGCCCGCTGCGGCCCTGGTTCGCCGAGCCGGGCGCGGCGGCACCGGAGACCGCCACCGGCGGCCCCGCCGGGCGGGCGCTGGTCCCACCGCTGCTGCGCGGCTACCTGCGGCTCGGCGCGTGGATCGCCGGAGAGCCGGCGTACGACCCGGACTTCCGCTGCGCCGACTTCTACGTGCTGTTCTCGCTGGACCGGATGAACCCGCGTTACCTGCGGCACTTCCTCGGTGGGGAGACGCGGTGA
- a CDS encoding lysophospholipid acyltransferase family protein, with translation MSAELWRPTAGCGPDCLPGAGRTEVSLGRRVLRLLGVLGMLLVGVGVVVLLPVLPTAERAAVVRGWARGTAGALGVRLTVRGRLPRRRALLVANHVSWLDVLAVLAVAPARLLAKREVRTWPLLGLLARAAGAVFVDRSRPRDLPRTVARLAATLRAGHPVAVFPEGTTWCGVAPSADCRPPRGFRPAAFQAAIDAGAPVVPIRISYRSAATGATTTTAAFLGDETLWRSLGRVLAARDLVVDVAVTAALHPAPGADRRVLARAAESVVHLLPPRPVTRRLTLAAVPVVALPGSASAPAAGKGLGLAA, from the coding sequence GTGAGCGCCGAACTGTGGCGACCGACCGCCGGCTGTGGCCCGGACTGCCTGCCGGGGGCGGGGCGGACGGAGGTGTCGCTAGGGCGGCGGGTGCTCCGGCTGCTTGGCGTGCTCGGGATGCTGCTGGTCGGGGTGGGTGTGGTCGTACTGCTGCCGGTGCTGCCGACGGCGGAGCGGGCGGCGGTGGTCCGGGGCTGGGCCCGGGGGACCGCCGGGGCGCTCGGCGTGCGGCTGACGGTGCGCGGTCGGCTGCCCCGGCGGCGGGCGCTGCTGGTCGCCAACCATGTCTCCTGGCTGGACGTCCTCGCGGTGCTGGCGGTCGCGCCGGCCCGGCTGCTGGCCAAGCGGGAGGTGCGGACCTGGCCGTTGCTGGGGCTGCTGGCCCGCGCCGCCGGCGCGGTCTTCGTCGACCGGTCGCGTCCCCGGGACCTGCCGCGCACCGTGGCCCGGCTCGCGGCCACCCTGCGGGCCGGTCACCCGGTCGCGGTCTTCCCCGAGGGGACGACCTGGTGCGGCGTCGCCCCCTCGGCGGACTGCCGGCCGCCCCGGGGGTTCCGGCCGGCGGCGTTCCAGGCGGCGATCGACGCCGGGGCCCCGGTGGTGCCGATACGGATCAGCTACCGCTCTGCTGCCACCGGGGCGACGACCACCACCGCCGCCTTCCTCGGCGACGAGACCCTGTGGCGCTCGTTGGGCCGGGTGCTGGCCGCCCGGGACCTGGTGGTGGACGTCGCGGTGACCGCCGCCCTGCACCCGGCCCCCGGCGCGGACCGCCGGGTGCTGGCCCGGGCCGCCGAGTCGGTCGTGCACCTGCTCCCGCCCCGCCCGGTCACCCGCCGCCTCACCCTGGCCGCTGTGCCCGTGGTCGCCCTGCCCGGGTCCGCGTCCGCGCCGGCCGCCGGGAAGGGCCTCGGTCTGGCCGCCTGA
- a CDS encoding DUF4097 family beta strand repeat-containing protein: MATWKVDRPQQLTIDGPVTRLDVRLVTGRLNVVGTDGPARVDVTRISSRPLIVEHRDGVLTVGHERHPRRPGLLWWLGQLGRRFRAEVSIAVPADTLADLHLIDGSLVASGLVNDSTVNVTSGQVTLMGLAGRTRARVVSGPVEALGVTGELSLDTVSGEVTLAESAAGRVHANTVSGAITCDLDNPRRSEIRLTTISGPITVRVREDSDLAVHLHTTSGRITSGFPQVSGASGIGPVKDSHGVLGAGEGKLWASATSGSIALLARPVDDDQEEQP; the protein is encoded by the coding sequence ATGGCCACCTGGAAGGTCGACAGACCACAGCAGCTCACCATCGACGGGCCGGTCACCCGGCTCGACGTACGCCTGGTCACCGGGCGGCTCAACGTGGTCGGCACGGACGGCCCGGCCCGGGTCGACGTCACCCGGATCAGCAGCCGGCCGCTCATCGTCGAACACCGCGACGGTGTGCTCACGGTCGGGCACGAGCGCCACCCGCGCCGGCCCGGGCTCCTCTGGTGGCTCGGTCAGCTCGGTCGCCGGTTCCGCGCCGAGGTGTCCATCGCCGTCCCGGCCGACACGCTGGCCGACCTGCACCTGATCGACGGCTCGCTGGTCGCCTCCGGCCTGGTCAACGACAGCACCGTGAACGTCACCTCCGGGCAGGTCACCCTGATGGGCCTGGCCGGGCGCACCAGGGCACGGGTCGTCTCCGGCCCGGTCGAGGCGCTCGGCGTGACCGGTGAGCTCAGCCTGGACACGGTCTCCGGCGAGGTGACCCTCGCCGAGAGCGCGGCCGGCCGGGTGCACGCCAACACCGTCTCCGGGGCGATCACCTGCGACCTGGACAATCCCCGGCGCAGCGAGATCCGGCTCACCACCATCTCCGGGCCGATCACCGTCCGGGTCCGCGAGGACAGCGACCTCGCCGTCCACCTGCACACCACCTCCGGCCGGATCACCAGCGGCTTCCCCCAGGTCAGCGGCGCAAGCGGGATCGGACCGGTCAAGGACAGCCACGGGGTGCTCGGCGCGGGCGAGGGTAAGCTCTGGGCGTCCGCGACCTCCGGCAGCATCGCGCTGCTCGCCCGGCCGGTGGACGACGACCAGGAGGAGCAGCCGTGA
- a CDS encoding PadR family transcriptional regulator: MTAVFSHGRLRLYLLRLLDDGPKHGYELIRLLEERFLGLYAPSAGTIYPRLQRLEADGLVTHTAAGGRKVYEITESGRAELRQRADEVTTLETDITASVEDLSALAGEIQTEVRGSVRDLKRELREATRQTRQTRWDRPVPGPTPRPAPGSTFRPADPAQGDSPLLADFDKRLAEFTVEVGALVRAGRLSDTQLRTAIRVLDGALDGLRRLLR, translated from the coding sequence GTGACCGCCGTGTTCAGTCACGGGCGGCTCCGGCTCTATCTGCTCCGGCTGCTCGACGACGGTCCCAAGCACGGCTACGAACTGATCCGGCTGCTGGAGGAGCGCTTCCTCGGCCTCTACGCCCCGAGCGCCGGCACCATCTATCCCCGGCTGCAACGCCTGGAGGCCGACGGCCTGGTCACCCACACCGCCGCCGGTGGCCGCAAGGTCTACGAGATCACCGAGAGCGGTCGGGCCGAGTTGCGCCAACGCGCCGACGAGGTGACCACCCTGGAGACCGACATCACCGCCTCGGTGGAGGATCTGTCCGCGCTGGCCGGGGAGATCCAGACCGAGGTACGCGGCTCGGTGCGCGACCTCAAGCGCGAACTGCGCGAGGCCACCCGGCAGACCCGGCAGACCCGCTGGGACCGCCCGGTGCCCGGCCCGACACCCCGCCCGGCGCCCGGCTCGACATTCCGCCCGGCGGACCCCGCTCAGGGCGATTCCCCCCTGCTGGCCGATTTCGACAAGCGATTGGCCGAGTTCACCGTCGAGGTCGGCGCGCTGGTCCGGGCCGGGCGGCTCAGCGACACCCAGCTCCGGACCGCGATCCGGGTCCTCGACGGCGCACTGGACGGGCTGCGCCGACTGCTGCGCTGA
- a CDS encoding response regulator transcription factor has translation MAATHTEARLLVVEDDPNILELLSASLRFAGFDVATATSGSAALHAAKDHRPDLVVLDVMLPDLDGFEVIRMLREGGTRTPVVFLTARDATDDKIRGLTLGGDDYVTKPFSLEELTARIRAVLRRTATGEQAPSRLTFADLELDEETHEVHRAGQRVQLSPTEFKLLRYLMLNANRVLSKAQILDHVWNYDFRGDDNIVESYISYLRRKVDNTQPRLIHTLRGVGYVLRKPAA, from the coding sequence ATGGCCGCTACCCATACCGAGGCGCGACTGCTCGTCGTCGAGGACGATCCCAACATCCTCGAACTACTCTCCGCCAGTCTCCGCTTCGCGGGGTTCGACGTGGCGACCGCCACCAGTGGCAGCGCGGCCCTGCACGCGGCCAAGGACCACCGGCCCGACCTGGTGGTGCTCGACGTGATGCTGCCCGACCTGGACGGCTTCGAGGTCATCCGGATGCTCCGCGAGGGCGGCACGCGTACCCCTGTGGTGTTCCTGACCGCCCGGGACGCGACCGACGACAAGATCCGTGGGCTCACCCTGGGCGGCGACGACTACGTCACCAAGCCGTTCAGCCTGGAGGAGCTGACCGCCCGGATCCGGGCGGTGCTGCGGCGCACCGCGACCGGCGAGCAGGCCCCGTCCCGGCTCACCTTCGCCGACCTGGAGCTGGACGAGGAGACCCACGAGGTGCACCGGGCCGGGCAGCGGGTGCAGCTCTCGCCTACCGAGTTCAAGCTGCTGCGTTACCTGATGCTCAACGCCAACCGGGTGCTGTCCAAGGCGCAGATCCTCGACCACGTGTGGAACTACGACTTCCGGGGCGACGACAACATCGTCGAGTCCTACATCTCCTATCTGCGCCGGAAGGTGGACAACACCCAGCCCCGCCTGATCCACACCCTGCGCGGCGTGGGCTACGTCCTGCGCAAGCCGGCGGCGTGA